The following coding sequences lie in one Desulfolucanica intricata genomic window:
- a CDS encoding ABC transporter permease, translating to MRNAFKVAKWEFKRNIKNKSFLIGLFLTPVLLLVFMLIGNISGGSDNEEKNTTFVFVRDNLGIFDTLQETAKLHDLNWEMRLTDISEKDVKNELESSNNTAYIFLDGRAIDESTVPVYTSEEINRSFMNQVQVLEAPIKTLQLKQLGLSDEELAAISKRIMFKEQDLGASNGAGEEKGSNDALAEDAMNRAVPGAFAGIILLSIIFSGMYIFQSASQEKKDKIAEVILSSITPSELMQGKIIGYFVLGMVQAVVFLGFAIPIAIWKLDIPIVEYLLVPEVILYVFIAILGYFLFAALFVGVGATMTDMMSAGNFQGMVMMLPFLPFVFIGPVISNPSGILAQIGTYIPFTAPGVLLIRLTLLKEWPWSEIIISLAILIVSIWFSMKLAGKIFKTGILMYGKNATPKEIWKWIRA from the coding sequence ATGCGTAATGCATTTAAGGTTGCCAAATGGGAATTTAAGCGCAATATAAAGAATAAATCCTTTCTCATCGGGTTATTTTTAACACCCGTACTTCTTCTGGTTTTCATGCTGATTGGCAATATTTCCGGCGGTTCTGACAATGAAGAGAAAAATACAACATTTGTTTTTGTCCGAGATAACCTCGGTATCTTTGACACGCTTCAGGAGACAGCCAAATTGCATGACTTGAACTGGGAAATGCGCTTAACTGATATTAGTGAAAAAGATGTAAAAAATGAGCTGGAATCCAGTAATAACACCGCCTATATTTTTTTGGACGGGCGTGCAATTGATGAGAGCACAGTACCTGTTTATACGAGCGAAGAAATTAATCGGTCTTTTATGAACCAGGTTCAGGTGCTGGAGGCTCCCATCAAAACATTGCAGCTGAAGCAGTTAGGCCTATCAGATGAAGAACTGGCTGCCATTTCTAAAAGGATCATGTTTAAGGAACAAGATTTGGGCGCAAGTAACGGAGCAGGTGAGGAAAAAGGCAGTAACGATGCATTGGCGGAAGATGCCATGAATCGTGCCGTACCGGGAGCTTTTGCCGGCATTATTTTGCTTTCCATAATCTTTTCCGGAATGTATATTTTTCAAAGCGCCTCTCAGGAAAAGAAAGATAAAATTGCTGAAGTTATTTTATCATCAATTACTCCAAGTGAGTTGATGCAGGGGAAAATTATCGGATATTTCGTTTTGGGAATGGTTCAAGCTGTTGTTTTTCTTGGGTTTGCCATACCAATTGCGATCTGGAAATTGGATATTCCAATTGTTGAGTACTTACTGGTACCTGAAGTTATTCTTTATGTTTTCATTGCCATTCTTGGATACTTCCTATTTGCAGCATTGTTTGTTGGTGTCGGAGCGACAATGACCGATATGATGTCAGCCGGAAACTTCCAGGGCATGGTAATGATGTTGCCTTTCCTGCCATTTGTTTTTATCGGACCGGTAATCAGCAATCCAAGCGGTATATTAGCACAAATCGGTACCTACATTCCTTTCACAGCACCGGGTGTTTTACTGATACGACTAACATTATTGAAAGAATGGCCGTGGAGCGAAATCATCATCTCGCTTGCAATCCTAATCGTCAGCATCTGGTTTTCTATGAAACTGGCAGGCAAAATATTTAAGACAGGTATTTTAATGTACGGTAAAAATGCGACACCAAAAGAAATCTGGAAATGGATCCGCGCATAA
- a CDS encoding ABC transporter ATP-binding protein, whose amino-acid sequence MEAVLKVDKLGKSFKNSQIIQDISFEVQKGEIMAILGPNGAGKSTTIRIIMGIMYPDEGTIKFQNHEDIPRNKIGYLPEERGLYKNVKVMDILLYLAELKDYPLKKAKERAHAYLEKFDLRGKENVSVEELSKGMGQKVQFIASILHEPELLILDEPFSGLDPVNQELFKQEIRGLAANGTAVLLSSHQMNLVEEICERLFLINRGQRVIYGNMDDVKREYANFKCTLRGKNDLKELEGLPNVERVEQAEDTSILYLSKDVSAAQWLRHLPEHLDINELSIDRISLHEIFIDIATDKNLLREEGLPNA is encoded by the coding sequence ATGGAAGCTGTTCTTAAGGTAGATAAACTGGGAAAATCGTTTAAAAACTCACAAATAATCCAGGATATATCCTTTGAAGTACAAAAGGGTGAAATTATGGCAATCCTTGGCCCTAATGGTGCAGGGAAATCAACGACAATTCGTATCATTATGGGGATTATGTATCCGGATGAAGGTACGATTAAGTTTCAAAATCATGAGGATATCCCACGTAATAAAATCGGGTATTTGCCGGAAGAACGCGGACTTTATAAAAACGTTAAAGTTATGGATATTCTTTTATATTTAGCTGAATTAAAAGATTACCCGCTCAAAAAGGCCAAAGAGCGTGCACATGCTTATTTGGAAAAATTTGATTTAAGGGGAAAAGAAAATGTATCAGTTGAAGAGCTATCAAAGGGGATGGGGCAAAAAGTTCAGTTTATTGCGTCGATTCTTCATGAACCCGAACTGTTGATACTCGATGAACCGTTTTCCGGGCTTGATCCTGTTAACCAGGAATTATTCAAACAAGAAATACGGGGGCTTGCGGCAAACGGAACTGCTGTTCTATTATCTTCCCATCAGATGAATCTGGTCGAGGAAATTTGTGAGCGTCTGTTTCTGATTAACCGGGGGCAGAGAGTTATTTACGGTAATATGGACGACGTCAAACGAGAATACGCGAATTTCAAATGTACCCTCCGTGGTAAAAATGACCTCAAAGAACTGGAAGGATTACCGAATGTAGAGCGTGTGGAACAAGCAGAAGATACATCCATCCTTTACCTGTCAAAAGATGTATCTGCAGCACAATGGTTGAGGCATTTGCCGGAACACCTGGATATAAATGAATTATCAATTGACCGCATTTCACTGCATGAAATATTCATTGATATTGCAACCGATAAAAACTTATTAAGGGAGGAGGGTTTGCCTAATGCGTAA
- a CDS encoding MFS transporter, whose protein sequence is MENWKKNIILFLSSQTISLFGSSLVQYAIMWYITLTTQSGVMMTIFIICGFIPTFILSPVAGVWADRYNRKMLIILSDALIAIATLILAIVFLMGYDTIWLFFVIAAVRATGTGIQTPAVGAILPQIVPEYRLTKVNGINGSLQALIMFVAPIVSAALLTMTSIEIIFFIDVITAAVAILTLLLFFNIPVHEKASEKQTTSYFNDLKEGLAYIKNHDFLKAFFLFFALFFVLIAPAAFLTPLQVTRSFGNDVWRLTAIELTFSIGMMLGGGIIASWGGFKNRVHTMTFASLIMGACTFALGIVPVFWIYLFFMVIFGIALPIFSTPSTVLLQEKVDENYLGRVFGLFGMISTSMMPVGMLIFGPIADMIKIEWLLIGTGILILILGIFLGRNKVLNEAGRLVSL, encoded by the coding sequence ATGGAAAATTGGAAAAAGAATATTATACTCTTTTTAAGCAGTCAGACGATATCGCTTTTTGGCTCGTCCTTAGTTCAATATGCGATTATGTGGTACATTACGCTTACTACGCAGTCGGGTGTGATGATGACTATATTTATAATTTGTGGCTTCATACCGACCTTTATTTTATCGCCAGTTGCAGGGGTATGGGCAGATCGTTACAACCGAAAAATGCTGATTATTTTATCAGATGCACTGATTGCTATTGCCACACTAATACTCGCAATTGTATTTTTAATGGGATATGATACGATTTGGTTATTTTTTGTCATAGCTGCTGTTCGTGCCACCGGGACAGGCATTCAAACCCCGGCGGTTGGGGCTATTTTGCCGCAAATAGTGCCGGAGTATAGGCTTACTAAAGTGAATGGGATAAACGGAAGTCTTCAAGCGCTCATTATGTTCGTGGCCCCTATAGTCAGCGCGGCACTGTTGACAATGACTTCCATTGAAATAATTTTCTTTATCGATGTCATTACTGCAGCCGTTGCGATACTAACGTTACTTCTATTCTTTAATATACCGGTGCATGAGAAGGCATCTGAAAAACAAACAACGAGCTATTTTAATGATTTAAAAGAAGGCTTAGCGTATATAAAAAATCACGATTTTTTGAAGGCATTCTTTTTGTTTTTTGCATTGTTTTTTGTCTTGATTGCACCGGCAGCGTTTTTGACACCACTGCAAGTTACACGCAGCTTCGGTAATGATGTTTGGCGTTTAACAGCAATCGAATTAACTTTTTCAATTGGTATGATGTTAGGTGGAGGAATTATAGCTTCTTGGGGAGGGTTTAAAAACAGAGTTCATACGATGACATTCGCAAGTCTCATAATGGGGGCCTGTACTTTTGCACTGGGCATTGTACCTGTATTTTGGATATACTTATTTTTCATGGTTATTTTCGGAATTGCGTTGCCGATTTTTAGTACGCCAAGTACTGTTTTATTACAGGAAAAAGTAGATGAAAATTATTTAGGGAGAGTATTTGGATTATTTGGGATGATTTCCACTTCTATGATGCCGGTTGGGATGCTCATTTTTGGGCCAATCGCGGATATGATTAAAATCGAATGGCTGCTTATAGGAACCGGTATACTCATTTTAATACTGGGAATTTTCTTAGGTCGAAATAAAGTATTAAATGAAGCGGGAAGGCTGGTATCATTATGA